One segment of Olsenella uli DSM 7084 DNA contains the following:
- a CDS encoding MBOAT family O-acyltransferase — protein sequence MELYSAGFLLFLAVSLASYYLVGRLVPRGQWALLLVASLAFYGLVGSWETLWLVVLVALVTWAVPLAFVRMEGLSSRQRHALDDRRQRKAVKLRWRRRQRLVLLAALVACFGILAYLKYWNTLLYELGAAPSRGSLGLLLPLGISFYTFQSVAYLVDAYNAKVEPQRNFARHLLFVTWFPQMIQGPINRYDQLGPQLFAPHRWSEVDVSRALVTVGYGMVKKFVMADLLVGIITRLLSSVDAQTPGSLIVLAILMYSAQQYGDFSGGIDMVEGVSELFGVHMAPNFRRPYFSTSLADFWRRWHISLGQWMRDYVFYPFALTAPMKRLGKWSSARLGRHVGRTLPACVANVLVFLIVGIWHGADLHFVVWGLYNGLVIALSDLLRPAFDHLVGALRVDREGRPWHVFAVLRTFAVVNVGWYFDRIEDFGTSVLCLKSTLLNFDPAGLGPSLAALGLKPGERMQIMLAFVAIVVVFAQSLQEERRGHATQSCVAEDFLARPVLVRGATVVTLGLLVLSSFVFNVGGGFMYANY from the coding sequence GTGGAATTGTACTCGGCAGGTTTCCTGCTCTTCCTGGCGGTTTCCCTCGCCAGCTACTACCTTGTAGGCCGCCTCGTCCCGCGTGGCCAATGGGCGCTGCTCCTCGTCGCCTCCCTTGCCTTCTACGGCCTCGTCGGTTCATGGGAGACGCTCTGGCTGGTCGTGCTCGTCGCACTGGTGACCTGGGCGGTCCCGCTCGCGTTCGTTCGCATGGAAGGCCTCTCCTCACGGCAGCGCCATGCACTGGACGACCGCAGGCAGAGGAAGGCCGTGAAGCTGCGCTGGCGGCGGCGCCAGCGGCTCGTCCTGCTGGCCGCGCTCGTCGCCTGCTTTGGCATCCTCGCGTACCTCAAGTACTGGAACACGCTGCTGTACGAGCTGGGCGCGGCCCCCTCGCGTGGGAGCCTGGGGCTGCTGCTGCCGCTGGGCATCTCGTTCTACACCTTCCAGTCGGTCGCCTACCTGGTCGACGCATACAACGCCAAGGTCGAGCCCCAGCGGAACTTTGCGCGCCACCTGCTGTTCGTGACCTGGTTCCCCCAGATGATCCAGGGACCCATCAATCGCTACGACCAGCTGGGTCCCCAGCTCTTCGCGCCACACAGGTGGTCCGAGGTCGACGTGTCGCGCGCGCTCGTCACCGTGGGCTACGGCATGGTCAAGAAGTTCGTGATGGCCGATCTCCTGGTGGGGATCATCACCCGCCTCCTCTCCTCGGTGGATGCCCAGACGCCGGGTTCGCTCATCGTCCTCGCGATCCTCATGTACTCCGCCCAGCAGTACGGCGACTTCTCGGGCGGCATCGACATGGTCGAGGGCGTCTCGGAGCTCTTTGGCGTGCACATGGCCCCCAACTTCAGGCGTCCGTACTTCTCGACCTCGCTCGCGGACTTCTGGCGCCGCTGGCATATCTCCCTGGGCCAGTGGATGCGTGACTACGTGTTCTACCCGTTCGCCCTGACGGCGCCGATGAAGCGGTTGGGCAAGTGGTCGTCGGCTCGCCTGGGCCGCCACGTCGGCCGGACCCTGCCCGCCTGCGTCGCAAACGTCCTGGTGTTCCTGATCGTCGGCATATGGCATGGCGCCGACCTGCACTTCGTCGTATGGGGCCTCTACAATGGCCTTGTCATTGCCCTGTCCGACCTGCTGCGGCCTGCCTTCGACCACCTGGTGGGGGCGCTGCGCGTCGACAGGGAGGGCCGCCCCTGGCACGTCTTCGCCGTCCTGCGCACCTTCGCCGTCGTGAACGTGGGCTGGTACTTCGACCGCATCGAGGACTTTGGCACGAGCGTGCTCTGCCTCAAGAGCACGCTCCTCAACTTCGACCCTGCGGGCTTGGGTCCGTCACTTGCGGCATTGGGGCTCAAGCCGGGCGAGAGGATGCAGATCATGCTGGCGTTTGTTGCGATAGTGGTGGTCTTCGCCCAGAGCCTGCAGGAGGAGCGCAGGGGACATGCGACGCAGTCCTGCGTCGCCGAGGACTTTCTCGCGCGTCCGGTCCTGGTTCGCGGCGCCACCGTAGTGACGTTGGGGCTGCTGGTCCTGTCCTCCTTCGTCTTTAACGTGGGAGGGGGGTTCATGTATGCGAATTACTAG
- a CDS encoding LysR family transcriptional regulator, whose product MRLQQLRYIIAIAESGSMNSVARSLFISQSSLSVAVRDLERELGIRVFNRSSRGITLTSEGVEFLGYARQVVEQADLLARHYRQKGEDAHRRLAISSQHYAFAVNAFIDFVAERDDASCEYSLRETRTSEIIEDVRSFRSDIGILYLSGSNERVLRSRLEEASLSFTPLFRARPHVFVREGHPLAERPSVTVEDLAPFARYTFEQGPESSLFYSEEPLATLPHDREIVVSDRATMTGLLSRYDGFLVSTGVRSDEMFSGITSIPIECDEVMNVGYVTHSQRRLTSLALGYIAKLDELILSFEDDETLVPSKAAHRIAKALEGRRRPGRGPRDG is encoded by the coding sequence ATGAGGCTTCAGCAGTTGCGCTACATCATCGCAATAGCCGAGAGCGGCTCGATGAACTCCGTCGCGCGCTCCCTGTTTATCTCCCAGTCCAGCCTCTCCGTCGCCGTGCGCGACCTCGAACGGGAGCTGGGCATCAGGGTGTTCAACCGTTCGAGCAGGGGCATCACGCTCACCAGCGAGGGCGTGGAGTTCCTGGGGTACGCACGCCAGGTCGTCGAGCAGGCCGACCTGCTCGCACGGCACTACCGCCAGAAGGGCGAGGACGCGCACAGGCGCCTCGCCATCTCGTCCCAGCACTACGCCTTCGCGGTGAACGCGTTCATCGACTTCGTCGCCGAACGCGACGACGCGTCATGCGAGTACTCGCTGCGCGAGACACGCACCAGCGAGATCATCGAGGACGTCCGCTCCTTCAGGAGCGACATCGGCATCCTCTACCTCTCGGGCTCGAACGAGCGCGTGCTGCGCAGCCGCCTCGAGGAGGCGTCCCTCTCGTTCACGCCGCTCTTCCGCGCGCGGCCCCACGTGTTCGTCCGCGAGGGGCACCCCCTCGCGGAAAGGCCCTCCGTCACGGTGGAGGACCTGGCGCCCTTCGCGCGCTACACCTTCGAGCAGGGGCCCGAGAGCTCGCTCTTCTACTCGGAGGAGCCCCTGGCGACGCTTCCCCACGACCGAGAGATCGTCGTGAGCGACCGCGCGACGATGACCGGCCTGCTCTCGCGCTACGACGGCTTTTTGGTCTCCACGGGGGTCCGCTCGGACGAGATGTTCTCGGGCATCACCTCGATTCCCATCGAGTGCGACGAGGTCATGAACGTGGGCTACGTCACCCACAGCCAGCGACGGCTCACGTCGCTCGCCCTGGGGTACATCGCCAAGCTCGACGAGCTCATCCTCAGCTTCGAGGACGACGAGACCCTCGTCCCCTCCAAGGCGGCGCACCGGATCGCAAAGGCCCTCGAGGGGCGGCGGCGCCCAGGGCGGGGGCCACGTGACGGATGA
- a CDS encoding DEAD/DEAH box helicase, producing MTDDETGSLGSLVPWPDDETFADIPADEALGLFLGWVESRGMDLWEHQEEALLDIAAGDHVILGTPTGSGKSLVALGLSFMAVCTNRRACYTAPIKALVSEKFFDLVGLLGRENVGMITGDVVINGDAPIVCCTAEILAQDALRKGEGADIGCVAMDEFHFYGDRERGWAWQVPLLTLPRTQFLLMSATLGDVGGIARALEAHTGRAVDVVADAPRPVPLSWRYVDTPLEATVKVALEAGEAPLYIVHFSQQDAIRSAQSLASFGVSTREQRTRIGDALAGTRFTTTFGKALRRLLLTGVGVHHAGMLPRYRLLVEKLAQQGLLPVICGTDTLGVGINVPIHTVVLTALSKFDGRRMRHLNAREFHQIAGRAGRAGFDTEGVVIAEATEYDIENARALAKAGGDPKKARKVRTKTPPKGYVGWKEATFERLVAAEPEPMRPRMRITHAMVLAEVVQGGDAYARTIRLIDGSAQSAEEKERLRRRADEIFATLIDAGVVERHEGADGSADFAATVDVPEDFALDQPLSPFLLAALELLDPADDHYAMDLVSMVEATLEDPPQILRALERQARDEAMARMKADGVEYDERIERIQEVSYPKPLEGFLDAAFERYCEKVPWAADFAPSPKSVLRDMLETASDFKGYVQRCNIARSEGTLLRYLSDAYRVLDRTVPPEKLDERLRDIVAWLRLVVRSVDSSLVDEWEAAGTTGADGADVTPPDADEVVHDRRGLVVLVRNALFARVRLIAHGDDEGLGEMDGGWGWRAARWRAAIEAYHGAHEEVLLDGGARSNAYLLMDESDERDSHVWHVRQMLRDEDDEGDFGISADVDLDATQEEGEVVFKSYAVGFIEDLLEAEGGR from the coding sequence GTGACGGATGACGAGACAGGCTCCCTCGGGAGCCTGGTTCCCTGGCCAGACGACGAGACGTTCGCCGACATACCCGCCGACGAGGCGCTCGGGCTCTTCCTGGGTTGGGTGGAGTCGCGCGGCATGGACCTGTGGGAGCACCAGGAGGAGGCCCTCCTCGACATCGCTGCCGGCGACCACGTGATCCTGGGCACGCCCACCGGGTCCGGCAAGTCCCTGGTGGCGCTCGGACTCTCCTTCATGGCAGTCTGCACCAACCGGCGCGCCTGCTACACCGCGCCCATCAAGGCGCTCGTCAGCGAGAAGTTCTTCGACCTCGTGGGACTGCTCGGCCGTGAGAACGTGGGGATGATCACGGGCGACGTCGTCATCAACGGCGACGCCCCCATCGTGTGCTGCACCGCCGAGATCCTGGCCCAGGACGCGCTGCGCAAGGGCGAGGGCGCCGACATCGGCTGCGTCGCCATGGACGAGTTCCACTTCTATGGGGACCGCGAACGCGGCTGGGCCTGGCAGGTGCCCCTGCTCACGCTGCCCCGCACGCAGTTCCTGCTGATGAGCGCCACCCTGGGTGACGTCGGCGGCATCGCGCGTGCGCTCGAGGCGCACACCGGCCGCGCCGTCGACGTCGTCGCGGACGCGCCGCGCCCCGTGCCACTCTCCTGGCGCTATGTCGACACCCCCCTCGAGGCCACGGTCAAGGTCGCCCTCGAGGCAGGCGAGGCGCCGCTCTACATAGTCCACTTCTCACAGCAGGATGCCATCAGGAGCGCACAGTCGCTGGCAAGCTTCGGGGTGTCGACCAGGGAGCAGCGCACGCGCATCGGGGACGCCCTGGCAGGGACCCGCTTCACCACCACCTTCGGGAAGGCCCTCAGGCGCCTTTTGCTCACGGGCGTCGGCGTGCATCACGCCGGCATGCTCCCACGCTACCGCCTGCTGGTCGAGAAGCTCGCACAACAGGGGCTTCTGCCCGTCATCTGCGGGACCGACACCCTGGGCGTCGGCATCAACGTCCCCATCCACACCGTCGTGCTGACCGCGCTCTCCAAGTTCGACGGGCGCCGCATGCGCCACCTCAACGCCCGCGAGTTCCACCAGATCGCAGGGAGGGCCGGTCGAGCGGGCTTCGACACCGAGGGCGTGGTCATCGCCGAGGCCACCGAGTACGACATCGAGAACGCCCGCGCCCTGGCCAAGGCCGGAGGCGACCCCAAGAAGGCGCGAAAGGTCAGGACCAAGACGCCGCCCAAGGGCTACGTCGGCTGGAAGGAGGCGACGTTCGAGAGGCTCGTCGCCGCCGAGCCCGAGCCCATGAGACCCCGCATGCGCATCACGCATGCCATGGTCCTGGCCGAAGTCGTGCAGGGCGGGGACGCCTACGCGCGCACCATCCGCCTCATCGACGGCTCCGCCCAGAGCGCCGAGGAGAAGGAGCGGCTGCGCAGGCGTGCCGACGAGATCTTCGCCACCCTCATCGACGCAGGCGTCGTGGAGCGTCACGAGGGAGCGGACGGCAGCGCGGACTTCGCGGCGACCGTGGATGTGCCCGAGGACTTCGCCCTGGACCAACCCCTGTCGCCGTTCCTCCTTGCCGCCCTGGAGCTTTTGGATCCCGCAGACGACCACTACGCGATGGACCTCGTCTCCATGGTCGAGGCGACCCTCGAGGACCCGCCGCAGATCCTGCGTGCCCTCGAGCGCCAGGCCCGCGACGAGGCCATGGCCCGCATGAAGGCCGACGGCGTGGAGTACGACGAACGCATTGAGCGTATCCAGGAGGTCAGTTACCCCAAGCCGCTCGAGGGGTTTCTGGATGCCGCCTTCGAGCGCTACTGCGAGAAGGTCCCCTGGGCCGCCGACTTCGCCCCCAGCCCCAAGTCGGTCCTGCGCGACATGCTCGAGACGGCATCCGACTTCAAGGGCTACGTACAGCGCTGCAACATCGCGCGTAGCGAGGGCACGCTGCTGCGCTACCTCTCGGACGCGTATCGCGTGCTCGACCGCACCGTACCGCCCGAGAAGCTCGACGAACGCCTGCGCGACATCGTTGCCTGGCTCAGGTTGGTCGTGCGCTCCGTGGACTCCTCGCTCGTGGACGAGTGGGAGGCCGCGGGCACGACCGGCGCCGACGGTGCGGACGTCACGCCGCCCGATGCGGACGAGGTCGTGCACGACCGCCGAGGCCTTGTGGTCCTGGTCAGGAACGCCCTCTTCGCGCGCGTGCGCCTCATCGCCCACGGCGACGACGAGGGGCTGGGCGAGATGGACGGTGGCTGGGGATGGCGCGCGGCGCGCTGGCGTGCCGCGATCGAGGCCTACCATGGGGCCCACGAGGAGGTCCTTCTCGACGGTGGCGCACGTTCGAACGCCTATCTGCTCATGGACGAGTCAGACGAGCGGGACTCCCATGTCTGGCACGTGCGGCAGATGCTGAGGGACGAGGATGACGAGGGGGACTTCGGCATCTCGGCGGACGTCGACCTCGATGCCACCCAGGAGGAGGGGGAGGTCGTCTTCAAAAGCTATGCCGTCGGCTTCATTGAGGACCTCCTGGAGGCGGAAGGGGGCCGGTAG
- a CDS encoding SGNH/GDSL hydrolase family protein, with product MRITRAKARVVGGSGRRGGLTPARLLGVMAWCALLVLVDVAATLALGQYGSLSAVAVDDFGSAPSVGTAFVGSSFAERAFDPMSFDDARQEEDATAAQDSYNLSTPGQTMGATGDAVSYAIQRGARRVVLGLGVETMCCYADARSDVPYYLARYEREPLTLVGRLASVALDPDVVGSKDSLNVLFPWIFTTIKHVPSVGQNLRSRLSGEARSAAAEKVVRDWRYAGRGYGNFTMQLDLSNPRTSVNTYGEPRQDPRCLEALARIADECRSAGVQLVVVSTPHPAYDTVAFGDAYPEIMGAVQRVAQEHGATYLDFNMARDGVLDLSPEDYGDFEHLGPEGARRFSRLLAQMLSRIDEGADASSDFYGYDDWSQWLAGHQGWRV from the coding sequence ATGCGAATTACTAGGGCCAAGGCACGGGTCGTCGGGGGCTCAGGCAGAAGGGGCGGGCTCACGCCCGCTCGCCTGCTTGGGGTCATGGCGTGGTGCGCGCTGCTCGTGCTGGTGGACGTTGCCGCCACGCTCGCCCTGGGCCAGTACGGCTCGCTCTCAGCGGTTGCGGTGGACGACTTCGGGTCCGCCCCCTCCGTGGGGACGGCGTTCGTGGGCAGCTCCTTTGCCGAGAGGGCCTTTGACCCGATGTCCTTCGATGACGCCCGTCAGGAGGAGGACGCCACGGCCGCGCAGGACTCGTACAACCTCTCGACGCCAGGTCAGACGATGGGCGCCACCGGTGACGCCGTCTCCTATGCCATCCAAAGGGGTGCCCGCCGCGTCGTGCTGGGCCTTGGTGTCGAGACGATGTGCTGCTACGCGGACGCCCGCTCGGACGTCCCGTACTACCTCGCCCGCTACGAGCGCGAGCCGCTCACCCTGGTGGGCAGGCTCGCCTCCGTGGCACTCGATCCTGACGTCGTGGGCAGCAAGGACTCGCTCAACGTCCTGTTTCCCTGGATCTTCACCACGATCAAGCATGTTCCGAGCGTGGGGCAGAACCTGCGCTCGCGCCTCTCGGGGGAGGCCCGCTCTGCGGCTGCGGAGAAGGTCGTGCGCGACTGGCGCTACGCGGGCCGAGGCTACGGAAACTTCACGATGCAGCTTGACCTCAGCAACCCACGCACCTCCGTCAACACCTACGGCGAGCCCCGGCAGGACCCGCGCTGCCTCGAGGCGCTGGCCCGCATCGCCGACGAGTGCCGCTCTGCGGGCGTGCAGCTCGTGGTGGTCTCGACACCGCACCCCGCATACGACACCGTCGCCTTCGGGGATGCCTATCCCGAGATCATGGGCGCGGTGCAGCGCGTCGCCCAGGAGCACGGGGCCACCTACCTCGACTTCAACATGGCGAGGGACGGCGTGCTCGACCTCTCGCCCGAAGACTACGGCGACTTCGAGCACCTGGGACCCGAGGGCGCGCGGCGCTTCTCCCGCCTGCTCGCCCAGATGCTCTCGCGCATTGATGAGGGCGCGGACGCGAGCTCTGACTTCTATGGCTACGATGACTGGTCCCAGTGGCTCGCCGGGCACCAGGGTTGGAGGGTGTAG
- a CDS encoding helix-turn-helix transcriptional regulator has product MGERYKEASDRSADAVAAGPRSTQGERAVHENNLRYLRDKVGLSQVQVAAQLGVSSKTYSSWETGRTELGAERIRALCDLLGCTPNDVLGYRGHTSFAPVTTIEETIVDLYGRLAPNVRMAVLEIMRDSAKKRRPR; this is encoded by the coding sequence GTGGGCGAACGGTACAAAGAAGCGTCTGATAGGAGCGCGGATGCCGTCGCCGCAGGACCCCGCTCGACGCAGGGGGAACGGGCAGTTCACGAGAACAACCTCCGTTACCTGCGTGACAAGGTGGGCCTAAGCCAGGTGCAGGTTGCCGCGCAGCTGGGCGTCAGCTCGAAGACCTACAGCTCGTGGGAGACGGGCCGCACCGAACTGGGTGCCGAGCGCATCCGCGCGCTCTGCGACCTTCTGGGCTGTACGCCCAACGATGTCTTGGGGTATAGGGGACACACGTCCTTCGCGCCCGTCACCACGATAGAGGAGACCATCGTGGACCTCTACGGGAGGCTTGCCCCCAACGTTCGCATGGCCGTGCTCGAGATCATGCGTGACTCCGCCAAGAAGCGTCGACCGCGCTAG
- a CDS encoding HelD family protein has protein sequence MDDRTLAAEQAHLDDIYAQLVRLRDELTERLETTHRQAARDLIDMSEEVRQDFGGADEAMETLAAIETLNSVIDSYNQVHDFDIERLGRVAILLRQPYFAKVRLRMRPGRPARDVYIGAAGMTDDHHTPLVVDWRNPIAETYYNQEMGTTSYEVDGRLRTVELELRRQFDITRDHLNLYFDSDVAIEDSLLLSALSRHHSEKLQAITATIQREQNRVIRHRDVGALIVSGIAGSGKTSVLLQRIAFLLYRERKTLDASQVYLFTPNDVFRRYVDTVLPSLGESNPRTFTWRSFTAAQGLADHGEGRGTTADELGRLEAAVPSLELLPSDFREVKVAETVLLRTSSIQGAAEKYARFPVGPKFVALVKDELHGRLNRRIANLAHDEELQERMLALDVDEQMARFGEVISPNDEDELLSWAKRYAEGLYGGAHDEIERSGWLRIDRIGARILGTSNLNSVEWLYLHLLITGGGGRDARYVMVDEVQDYSAGQLMVLARYFSRAHFLLLGDEHQAIREGSASFDEIRRVFGESHGEVEECRLLTSYRSTPEVTALFWGLVEQDEHAAVSSVQRDGGRPRIIEVSSGDAGAYLAMLREILDEAGRCKGLCAVICADRARSRWLARQLKGVRPEGAPDGQRGGLRPRMGDAQPGSAVTLVDKGDALPAGGVVLMELSLAKGLEFDHVVVADAQAEVYPDTPLSRNRLYTALSRATHRVSVLSQGPLTPLLAATERC, from the coding sequence ATGGACGACAGGACGCTGGCAGCAGAGCAGGCACACCTCGACGACATCTACGCGCAGCTCGTCCGTCTGCGCGACGAGCTCACCGAGAGGCTCGAGACCACCCACAGGCAGGCCGCCCGGGACCTGATCGACATGTCCGAGGAGGTGCGCCAGGACTTCGGCGGCGCCGACGAGGCCATGGAGACCCTGGCGGCCATCGAGACCCTGAACTCCGTCATAGACTCCTACAACCAGGTGCATGACTTCGACATCGAGCGCCTGGGACGCGTGGCCATACTGCTGAGGCAGCCCTACTTCGCCAAGGTGCGCCTCAGGATGCGCCCGGGACGACCCGCACGCGACGTCTACATCGGTGCCGCCGGCATGACCGACGACCACCACACACCGCTCGTCGTCGACTGGCGCAACCCCATCGCGGAGACCTATTACAACCAGGAGATGGGGACGACCTCCTACGAGGTCGATGGGAGGCTGCGCACCGTGGAGCTCGAGCTGCGCCGGCAGTTCGACATCACGCGCGACCACCTCAACCTGTACTTCGACTCTGACGTCGCGATCGAGGACTCGCTGCTCCTCTCGGCGCTCAGCCGCCATCACTCCGAGAAGCTCCAGGCCATCACGGCCACCATCCAGCGAGAGCAGAACCGGGTCATCCGCCACCGGGACGTGGGCGCTCTCATCGTCAGCGGCATCGCGGGCTCGGGCAAGACGTCGGTCCTGCTCCAGCGCATCGCCTTCCTGCTCTACCGCGAGCGCAAGACCCTTGACGCGAGCCAGGTCTACCTCTTCACGCCCAACGACGTCTTCAGGCGCTACGTCGACACCGTCCTGCCCTCGCTGGGCGAGTCAAACCCCCGGACCTTCACCTGGCGCTCCTTCACGGCGGCGCAGGGCCTCGCCGACCACGGGGAGGGCAGGGGCACCACGGCGGACGAGCTGGGTCGCCTCGAGGCCGCCGTGCCGTCACTCGAGCTGCTGCCCTCCGACTTCCGCGAGGTCAAGGTCGCCGAGACGGTGCTCCTCAGGACCTCGAGCATCCAGGGCGCGGCAGAGAAGTACGCGCGCTTCCCCGTTGGGCCCAAGTTCGTGGCCTTGGTCAAGGACGAGCTCCATGGCCGCCTGAACCGCAGGATCGCGAATCTCGCCCACGACGAGGAGCTCCAGGAGCGCATGCTCGCGCTTGACGTCGACGAGCAGATGGCCCGCTTCGGGGAGGTCATCTCCCCCAATGACGAGGACGAGCTCCTCTCATGGGCCAAACGCTATGCCGAGGGTCTCTACGGGGGTGCGCACGACGAGATAGAGCGGTCTGGGTGGCTGCGCATCGATCGCATAGGCGCACGCATCCTAGGAACCAGCAACCTGAATTCCGTCGAATGGCTGTACCTGCACCTGCTCATCACCGGCGGTGGCGGGCGCGACGCCCGTTACGTGATGGTCGACGAGGTCCAGGACTACTCCGCAGGGCAGCTCATGGTGCTGGCACGCTACTTCTCACGGGCGCACTTCCTGCTTTTGGGGGACGAGCACCAGGCCATTCGGGAGGGCAGTGCCTCCTTCGACGAGATCAGGCGCGTCTTCGGGGAGTCCCATGGGGAGGTCGAGGAGTGCCGCCTGCTCACGAGCTACCGCTCCACGCCCGAGGTCACCGCCCTGTTCTGGGGCCTGGTCGAACAGGACGAGCACGCCGCGGTGAGCTCGGTCCAACGCGATGGCGGACGTCCGCGCATAATCGAGGTCAGCTCGGGGGACGCAGGCGCTTACCTGGCAATGCTCAGGGAGATCCTCGACGAGGCCGGGCGATGCAAGGGGCTCTGTGCCGTCATCTGCGCCGACAGGGCCCGTTCCCGTTGGCTCGCACGCCAGCTGAAGGGGGTCCGGCCGGAGGGTGCGCCGGATGGCCAACGAGGAGGCCTGCGGCCGAGGATGGGGGACGCGCAACCAGGGAGCGCCGTCACTCTCGTCGACAAGGGCGACGCACTGCCCGCAGGGGGCGTGGTGCTCATGGAGCTCTCGCTCGCCAAAGGCCTCGAGTTCGACCATGTCGTCGTCGCGGATGCCCAGGCGGAGGTCTACCCCGACACGCCCCTCTCGCGAAACCGACTCTACACGGCCCTCTCGCGCGCCACGCACAGGGTGAGCGTCCTCTCGCAGGGGCCGCTCACCCCCCTGCTCGCGGCCACGGAGCGGTGCTAG
- the yihA gene encoding ribosome biogenesis GTP-binding protein YihA/YsxC, with the protein MALKYETARYEASYGTVGQLPEPTTPEVAFAGRSNVGKSSLLNRLVGRKALARVSSQPGKTANINFFDVDGVRFVDLPGYGFAKVSQRERRRWADLIGGYFAQGRSFNLVVSLVDIRHDAQQLDRDMLGFLTENELPYVVALTKADKLSRARQSQQAAALARQFGIDRTRMIVTSSETGLGIGELRRVIEEACL; encoded by the coding sequence ATGGCCCTCAAGTACGAGACCGCCCGCTACGAGGCGTCCTATGGGACCGTAGGGCAGCTGCCCGAGCCGACCACGCCGGAGGTCGCCTTCGCCGGTCGCTCCAACGTCGGCAAGTCGTCGCTTCTCAACCGGCTCGTCGGGCGCAAGGCGCTCGCACGCGTCTCGTCCCAGCCGGGCAAGACGGCCAACATCAACTTCTTCGACGTCGACGGGGTGCGCTTCGTCGACCTGCCCGGCTACGGCTTCGCGAAGGTCTCCCAGAGGGAGCGCCGGCGCTGGGCAGACCTCATAGGCGGCTACTTCGCGCAGGGGCGCAGCTTCAACCTCGTCGTGTCGCTCGTCGACATCCGCCACGACGCCCAGCAGCTCGACCGCGACATGCTCGGCTTCCTGACGGAGAACGAGCTGCCCTACGTGGTGGCACTGACCAAGGCCGACAAGCTCAGCCGTGCCAGGCAGTCCCAGCAGGCCGCAGCGCTCGCCCGGCAGTTCGGCATCGACCGCACGCGCATGATCGTCACCTCGTCCGAGACCGGCCTGGGAATAGGCGAGCTCCGCCGCGTCATCGAGGAGGCGTGTCTCTAG